A genomic segment from Kyrpidia tusciae DSM 2912 encodes:
- the smpB gene encoding SsrA-binding protein SmpB encodes MAGEKVVAQNRKAYHDFFIEDTFEAGIVLTGTEIKAIRQGRANLKDSYARVENGEIFLHNMHISPYEQGNRFNHDPRRTRKLLLHKSEILRLHGQSRERGYALIPLRLYLRHGLCKVEIGLAKGKKLYDKRQDMAKRDAAREIERAFRERQK; translated from the coding sequence ATGGCCGGGGAAAAAGTGGTGGCACAGAACCGCAAAGCGTACCATGATTTTTTTATAGAAGACACCTTCGAGGCCGGGATTGTGCTCACCGGCACGGAGATCAAGGCGATTCGCCAGGGCCGGGCCAACCTGAAGGACAGCTACGCCCGGGTGGAGAACGGGGAAATATTTTTGCACAACATGCACATCAGTCCGTATGAGCAGGGGAACCGGTTTAACCACGACCCCCGGCGAACCCGGAAACTGCTTCTCCACAAAAGCGAGATTTTGCGGCTCCACGGCCAGAGCCGGGAACGGGGTTATGCGCTTATCCCGCTCCGGCTGTACCTGAGACACGGCCTGTGCAAAGTGGAGATCGGCCTGGCCAAGGGGAAAAAGTTGTACGACAAGCGTCAGGACATGGCCAAACGGGACGCGGCCCGGGAGATCGAGCGGGCCTTTCGGGAACGGCAGAAGTGA
- the rnr gene encoding ribonuclease R, which produces MNMEQQILSLMRELSYKPMAAAELQRALQIEEGEREAFLALLQRMEESGQVVRTRTHRYGVPERMNLLVGRLQMKQRGYGFVIPDRPGIPDLYVSSGDLGGAMHGDRVVARIHRRHGERAEGEVIRILERALHTVVGTLQSMRYYAFVRPDDRRIPVDVFIAPDDFGGANDGDKVVVEITVYPERTTSCQGRVVEVLGRPGEPGVDVLAVVRKYELPEEFPEDVLAESERVPETVQSEDLVGRRDLRDRAMVTIDGEDAKDLDDAVSLERLPNGNWLLGVHIADVSYYVREGSALDEEAFRRGCSVYLVDRVIPMLPPRLSNGICSLNPQVDRLAMTCDMEWTPDLRRVRHEIYPSVIRTRERMTYTAVRRILEEDPELAARYEPLIPMFRHMRDLAMALRKRRLSRGAVDFHFDETKVILDDSGKPVDIVRKPQTVAEQIIEEFMLAANETVAEHFQRLEVPFLYRVHEDPDPEKIEGFKEFIWNLGYVLRTKGGRAEPRALQEILEQVRGEPEERVVNTILLRSMRQARYSHEGLGHFGLAAEFYTHFTSPIRRYPDLMIHRVIREWLREGVLPPAKEAHWRAEMPRIADQSSERERVAIDAERESQDLKKVEFMLDKVGETFEGIVSGVTSFGLFVELENSVEGLIHISYLTDDYYRFDDRQFALIGERTGRTFRIGDRVKVLVAGADKEERTIDFRLVEEVGEGRTEETGDGAAVFRPAAGSGGRGRRKKKVAGAASAAVSRVGERKSAGSGRSRARDLVLVGEAVTPGKKKKKNGGAKKAKAKGKKGRRRG; this is translated from the coding sequence GTGAATATGGAACAACAGATTTTATCGCTGATGAGAGAATTATCCTATAAGCCCATGGCGGCGGCGGAACTGCAGAGGGCTTTGCAGATAGAAGAAGGTGAACGGGAGGCGTTTCTGGCGCTTTTGCAGCGCATGGAGGAGAGCGGGCAGGTGGTCCGCACCCGAACCCATCGGTACGGCGTGCCCGAACGGATGAACCTTCTCGTCGGGCGGCTGCAGATGAAACAGCGGGGGTACGGTTTTGTGATCCCCGATCGACCGGGGATTCCGGACCTTTACGTGAGTTCCGGGGATCTCGGGGGCGCGATGCACGGCGACCGCGTGGTGGCACGAATCCACCGGCGGCACGGGGAACGGGCGGAGGGGGAGGTGATCCGGATCCTGGAGCGCGCCCTGCACACGGTGGTGGGCACGCTCCAATCAATGCGCTATTACGCCTTTGTTCGGCCGGACGATCGGCGGATCCCCGTGGATGTGTTCATCGCGCCGGACGATTTTGGCGGGGCGAATGACGGGGACAAAGTGGTGGTGGAGATCACCGTCTATCCCGAACGGACCACCAGTTGCCAAGGGCGGGTCGTAGAGGTGTTGGGGCGGCCGGGCGAACCCGGGGTGGACGTTTTGGCCGTTGTGCGCAAGTATGAACTCCCCGAGGAATTCCCCGAGGATGTGTTGGCGGAATCCGAACGGGTGCCCGAAACGGTTCAGAGCGAGGATCTTGTGGGGCGGCGGGATCTCCGGGATCGCGCCATGGTGACCATCGACGGGGAGGACGCGAAGGATCTGGATGATGCTGTCTCTCTCGAACGGCTTCCGAACGGCAATTGGCTGCTCGGGGTGCATATCGCCGATGTCAGTTACTACGTCAGGGAAGGGTCGGCGTTGGATGAGGAGGCCTTCCGCCGGGGTTGCAGCGTGTACCTGGTGGACCGGGTGATCCCCATGCTGCCGCCTCGGTTGTCAAACGGGATTTGCTCCTTGAATCCTCAGGTGGACCGGTTGGCCATGACCTGCGACATGGAGTGGACCCCGGACCTGCGGCGGGTGCGCCACGAGATCTACCCTAGCGTCATCCGGACCCGGGAGCGGATGACGTATACGGCGGTGCGCCGCATCCTCGAGGAGGACCCGGAGCTGGCGGCGAGATATGAGCCGCTGATTCCGATGTTCCGGCACATGCGGGATCTGGCGATGGCGCTGAGAAAGCGGCGTTTGTCCCGGGGGGCTGTGGATTTTCATTTTGACGAGACGAAGGTGATTCTGGACGACTCCGGGAAGCCCGTGGATATCGTTCGGAAGCCCCAGACTGTCGCCGAGCAGATCATTGAAGAATTTATGCTGGCGGCGAACGAAACGGTGGCCGAACATTTTCAGCGGCTGGAGGTTCCCTTTTTGTACCGGGTGCACGAAGATCCGGACCCGGAGAAAATCGAGGGTTTTAAAGAGTTTATTTGGAACCTGGGGTATGTCCTGCGGACGAAGGGGGGGCGGGCGGAACCCCGGGCTCTGCAGGAGATCCTGGAGCAGGTGCGGGGTGAGCCCGAGGAGCGGGTGGTGAACACGATTCTGCTGCGCTCCATGCGCCAAGCCCGCTATTCCCACGAGGGCCTGGGCCACTTTGGACTGGCGGCAGAGTTTTACACGCATTTTACCTCGCCGATCCGCCGCTATCCGGATCTGATGATCCATCGGGTCATCCGGGAGTGGCTGCGGGAGGGTGTCCTGCCCCCGGCGAAGGAGGCCCACTGGCGGGCGGAGATGCCGCGGATCGCCGACCAGTCATCCGAACGCGAGCGGGTGGCAATCGACGCGGAGCGGGAGAGCCAGGATCTGAAAAAAGTGGAGTTCATGCTCGATAAGGTCGGCGAGACGTTTGAAGGGATCGTCAGCGGGGTCACCTCCTTCGGGCTGTTCGTGGAACTCGAAAACTCGGTGGAGGGGCTGATCCACATCAGCTATTTGACCGATGATTATTATCGCTTCGATGACCGGCAGTTCGCCCTGATCGGAGAGCGGACCGGGCGAACCTTTCGGATCGGGGATCGGGTCAAGGTTCTGGTGGCCGGGGCGGACAAAGAGGAGCGCACCATCGATTTCCGGTTGGTGGAAGAAGTGGGAGAAGGGCGCACCGAGGAGACGGGGGACGGGGCTGCGGTGTTCCGGCCGGCGGCGGGCAGCGGCGGACGCGGCCGCCGGAAGAAGAAAGTGGCGGGGGCGGCTTCCGCAGCGGTCAGTAGAGTAGGGGAACGAAAATCGGCAGGCTCCGGTCGGAGCCGAGCCCGGGATCTGGTTCTTGTCGGCGAGGCGGTCACCCCGGGCAAAAAGAAGAAGAAAAATGGCGGGGCAAAAAAGGCGAAGGCGAAGGGAAAAAAGGGGCGGCGTCGCGGCTGA
- a CDS encoding alpha/beta hydrolase has translation MKEDQEFTEASPEPFFFPGGSVGILLVHGFTGSPSEMRPMGQWFAQQGYTVAGPLLAGHGTSPLDMERTGWRDWVASARDAAKKLRERSSRIVAAGLSMGGALSLYLGSGVAGVPVDAVISMCAPIYLQDRRAHLARFVAPIHPFHRDGSAGHPPEIRRYLAGYDITPTRCVGELMTLIRRTKRLLPGVRVPTLVLQARRDRTVRPKSAQYIYARVGTSDKALRWYEQSGHILTVDRDREAVWRDVLDWLRGHDLAPR, from the coding sequence GTGAAGGAAGACCAGGAATTTACGGAGGCGTCGCCCGAGCCGTTTTTCTTCCCCGGGGGTTCAGTGGGGATTCTGCTGGTGCACGGGTTTACCGGTTCGCCTTCGGAAATGAGACCGATGGGTCAGTGGTTTGCCCAGCAGGGGTATACCGTGGCGGGGCCGCTGTTGGCGGGGCACGGCACGTCTCCGTTAGATATGGAACGAACAGGCTGGAGGGATTGGGTGGCCTCCGCCCGGGATGCAGCGAAAAAGTTGCGGGAACGGAGTTCCCGGATCGTGGCGGCGGGCCTGTCTATGGGGGGTGCTTTGTCGTTGTATCTCGGGTCCGGGGTGGCGGGGGTTCCGGTGGATGCGGTGATCTCCATGTGTGCCCCTATCTATTTACAGGATCGGAGGGCGCACCTGGCCCGTTTTGTCGCGCCCATTCACCCGTTTCACCGGGACGGAAGCGCCGGGCATCCTCCGGAGATTCGACGGTATCTCGCCGGTTATGATATCACGCCCACCCGATGTGTCGGCGAACTGATGACCTTGATCCGGCGGACCAAGCGATTGTTGCCCGGGGTGCGAGTCCCCACCTTGGTGCTTCAAGCCCGGCGGGATCGAACGGTGCGCCCGAAGTCCGCCCAGTACATTTATGCCCGGGTTGGCACGTCCGACAAAGCGTTGCGTTGGTACGAGCAGTCCGGCCATATTCTGACTGTCGACCGGGACCGGGAAGCGGTGTGGCGGGATGTGCTCGATTGGCTGAGGGGACACGATTTGGCGCCACGATGA
- the secG gene encoding preprotein translocase subunit SecG — protein sequence MWLVILKILLVIVSLALIGVVLMQSGRSAGLSGAIAGGAEQLVGRKARGIDAVLVKATTMLGTVFFILALVVAWLIARGS from the coding sequence ATGTGGCTGGTGATTTTGAAGATCTTACTGGTGATTGTGAGCTTGGCCCTCATCGGGGTGGTTCTCATGCAATCCGGCCGGAGCGCTGGGTTGTCCGGAGCAATCGCCGGGGGCGCCGAGCAGCTGGTCGGGCGCAAAGCCAGGGGTATCGATGCGGTGTTGGTGAAAGCGACGACGATGTTGGGCACTGTATTTTTTATCCTGGCGCTCGTCGTTGCGTGGTTGATTGCCCGGGGATCTTGA
- the eno gene encoding phosphopyruvate hydratase gives MNTTIYEITAREVLDSRGNPTVEVEVELEGGATGRAIVPSGASTGAHEAVELRDGGERYGGKGVRKAVEHVNETIGPELIGQDALDQVGIDRLMIDLDGTPNKGRLGANAILGVSMAVAHAASQAVGLPLYVYLGGFAARTLPVPMMNILNGGKHADNNVDIQEFMILPVGASTFREALRMGAEVFHALKKVLSEKGLATAVGDEGGFAPSLGSNEEALQVIVRAVEKAGYRPGEDVMLAVDVASSELYKDGRYVFAGEGVTRTAEEMIAFYERLIAKYPIVSVEDGLAEDDWEGWEALTARLGKKVQLVGDDLFVTNTSRLRTGIDRGVANSILVKVNQIGTLTETFEAIEMAKRSGYTAVISHRSGETEDVTIADIAVAAQTGQIKTGAPSRTDRVAKYNQLLRIEDALTYTGRYAGRDAFYNLRG, from the coding sequence GTGAACACGACGATTTATGAAATCACAGCCCGGGAAGTGCTGGATTCCCGGGGGAATCCGACGGTGGAAGTGGAAGTTGAGCTCGAAGGCGGGGCGACGGGGCGGGCCATTGTTCCTTCCGGAGCTTCCACCGGCGCCCACGAGGCGGTGGAGTTGCGGGACGGCGGGGAGCGCTACGGCGGCAAGGGCGTCCGGAAAGCGGTGGAGCACGTCAACGAGACCATCGGGCCGGAGTTGATCGGACAGGATGCCCTGGATCAGGTGGGGATCGACCGGCTGATGATCGACCTCGACGGAACGCCCAACAAGGGCAGGCTGGGGGCGAACGCCATCCTCGGGGTGTCCATGGCGGTGGCCCACGCCGCTTCCCAAGCCGTGGGGCTTCCCCTGTACGTGTACCTCGGGGGATTCGCGGCCCGGACTTTGCCCGTGCCGATGATGAACATCCTCAACGGGGGGAAACACGCCGACAACAATGTGGACATCCAGGAATTTATGATCCTGCCGGTGGGGGCATCGACTTTTAGGGAAGCCCTTCGGATGGGGGCCGAGGTGTTTCATGCCCTGAAAAAAGTGCTGTCGGAGAAGGGACTGGCCACGGCGGTGGGCGACGAAGGCGGGTTTGCGCCGAGTCTCGGATCGAACGAAGAGGCGCTCCAGGTCATCGTGCGGGCCGTGGAGAAGGCGGGATATCGCCCGGGCGAGGACGTGATGCTGGCCGTGGACGTGGCGTCGAGCGAGTTGTACAAAGATGGCCGGTACGTCTTTGCCGGCGAAGGGGTTACCCGAACGGCCGAGGAGATGATCGCTTTCTACGAACGATTGATCGCCAAATATCCCATTGTATCGGTGGAAGACGGGTTGGCGGAGGACGATTGGGAAGGTTGGGAGGCGCTGACCGCTCGGCTGGGAAAGAAAGTCCAGTTGGTGGGCGATGACCTTTTTGTCACCAATACGTCCCGGCTGCGAACGGGGATCGATCGGGGGGTGGCCAACTCGATCCTGGTAAAAGTCAACCAGATCGGCACTTTGACCGAGACCTTCGAGGCCATTGAAATGGCGAAACGGTCGGGCTACACGGCGGTGATCTCCCACCGGTCCGGGGAGACGGAGGATGTGACCATCGCCGACATCGCCGTGGCGGCCCAAACCGGGCAGATCAAGACCGGGGCGCCTTCCCGAACGGATCGGGTGGCCAAATATAATCAGTTGCTTCGGATTGAAGATGCGTTGACGTATACCGGGCGGTACGCCGGCCGGGACGCCTTCTATAACCTGCGTGGATAG
- the gpmI gene encoding 2,3-bisphosphoglycerate-independent phosphoglycerate mutase — protein sequence MNRPRPVALIILDGFGLREEREGNAVAQARKPNFDRYWKEYPHTQLQASGEAVGLPAGQMGNSEVGHLNLGAGRVVYQDLTRVSKAIREGDFFRNPALLGAMRHVKERDSRLHLAGLLSDGGVHSHIEHLFALLEMARREGAGRVFVHAFLDGRDVLPESARVYVRQLMDRMRELGVGRIATLSGRYYAMDRDRRWERTAKAYRAMVYGEGETYTDPLEALEASFRRGVTDEFVVPMVMVDEAGRPVGSVEDGDAVIVFNFRPDRVVQISRAFTEKDFQEFDRGPQPPVVDYVGMTQYSEAIRAEVAFGPESLTDTLGEILERHGMRQLRIAETEKYRHVTSFFSGGREEPFEGEDRVLIPSPKVATYDQKPEMSAYEVADAAVERIRTGTLDVVVLNFANPDMVGHTGDLQAAIRAVEAVDECLGRVVEAVLAQGGVALITADHGNADVMIDPETGGPCTTHTTNPVPFIVTKPGVHLREGGVLADIAPTMLDLLGLEKPKDMTGRRLVR from the coding sequence ATGAATCGTCCGCGTCCTGTGGCGCTGATTATTTTGGATGGTTTTGGGCTTCGGGAGGAGCGGGAAGGCAATGCGGTGGCCCAGGCCCGAAAGCCGAATTTTGATCGTTATTGGAAGGAATATCCACATACTCAACTTCAGGCCAGCGGGGAGGCGGTGGGGCTTCCCGCCGGGCAGATGGGCAACTCCGAGGTAGGGCATCTCAATTTGGGCGCGGGTCGGGTGGTGTACCAGGACCTGACCCGGGTGTCCAAGGCGATCCGGGAGGGGGATTTTTTCCGCAATCCGGCGCTGCTCGGGGCGATGCGGCACGTAAAGGAACGGGATAGCCGGCTTCACCTGGCGGGGCTGCTCTCCGACGGGGGGGTGCACAGCCACATCGAGCATTTGTTTGCGCTGTTGGAGATGGCCAGGCGGGAGGGCGCGGGCCGGGTGTTTGTCCACGCATTTCTGGACGGCAGGGATGTCTTGCCCGAATCGGCCCGGGTGTATGTGAGGCAATTGATGGATCGTATGCGGGAGCTCGGGGTGGGGCGAATTGCCACCTTGTCGGGGCGCTACTACGCCATGGATCGGGACCGGCGATGGGAGCGAACCGCCAAGGCCTACCGGGCGATGGTGTATGGGGAGGGGGAGACGTACACCGATCCGCTCGAAGCCCTGGAGGCGAGCTTTCGCCGGGGGGTGACGGATGAGTTTGTGGTCCCGATGGTGATGGTGGATGAAGCCGGGCGGCCGGTGGGCTCCGTGGAAGACGGTGATGCGGTGATTGTGTTTAATTTTCGTCCGGACCGCGTGGTCCAGATTTCCCGGGCCTTTACAGAGAAGGATTTTCAGGAGTTCGATCGGGGGCCGCAGCCGCCGGTGGTGGACTACGTCGGCATGACCCAGTACAGCGAGGCCATTCGCGCTGAAGTGGCTTTTGGGCCGGAGTCTTTGACGGATACTCTGGGGGAGATTCTGGAACGACATGGAATGCGCCAGTTGCGCATCGCTGAGACGGAAAAATACCGCCATGTGACCTCGTTTTTCAGCGGCGGACGGGAGGAGCCCTTCGAAGGGGAAGATCGGGTGCTGATTCCTTCCCCCAAGGTGGCGACTTATGATCAGAAGCCGGAGATGAGCGCCTATGAGGTGGCGGATGCGGCGGTGGAGCGGATTCGCACCGGGACCCTGGACGTGGTGGTGTTGAATTTTGCGAATCCGGATATGGTCGGCCACACTGGCGATCTGCAGGCGGCGATCCGGGCGGTGGAAGCGGTGGATGAATGCCTGGGCCGGGTGGTGGAGGCGGTGCTCGCCCAAGGCGGGGTGGCTCTGATTACGGCGGACCACGGAAACGCCGATGTGATGATCGACCCGGAGACGGGGGGGCCGTGCACCACCCATACCACCAATCCGGTGCCCTTCATCGTGACGAAACCGGGGGTTCACCTCCGGGAGGGCGGCGTCCTCGCCGACATTGCGCCGACGATGCTCGATTTGTTAGGATTGGAGAAGCCAAAGGACATGACGGGGCGGAGGTTGGTGCGGTGA
- the tpiA gene encoding triose-phosphate isomerase, whose product MNAARKPLLAANWKMNKTPEEALAFWREFSGRLSGESERVEVVICPPYTALPALDGANLRARGVYLGAQNVHWEPRGAFTGEVSPGMLRAVGCSHVIVGHSERRAYFGESDEAVQRKLQAALDEGMTPILCVGETLEQRTAGRAEEVVAAQLTAALEGLDTGRAARVVVAYEPVWAIGTGRSAEARDAGEMAAAVRRRLRDLAGPAAEEIRILYGGSVAPDNFVQFLAEAEVDGGLVGTASLRPESFFALVAAAAKAAAAQAGKGEAQ is encoded by the coding sequence ATGAACGCGGCCCGGAAACCGCTTTTGGCGGCGAACTGGAAGATGAACAAAACGCCCGAGGAGGCCCTGGCCTTTTGGCGCGAGTTTTCGGGCCGGTTGTCGGGGGAGAGCGAGCGGGTGGAGGTGGTGATTTGTCCGCCTTACACCGCGCTGCCCGCCCTAGACGGGGCGAACCTCCGGGCTCGGGGAGTGTACTTGGGGGCCCAGAACGTCCACTGGGAGCCCCGGGGGGCGTTCACCGGCGAGGTGTCGCCCGGGATGCTCCGGGCCGTGGGGTGCTCTCATGTGATCGTGGGCCATTCTGAACGACGGGCCTATTTTGGCGAGTCGGACGAGGCGGTGCAGCGAAAGTTACAGGCGGCGCTCGACGAAGGGATGACGCCGATTCTCTGCGTCGGCGAGACGTTGGAACAGCGCACGGCGGGTCGGGCAGAAGAGGTGGTGGCCGCCCAGCTCACCGCCGCTTTAGAAGGACTTGACACCGGCCGGGCGGCCCGGGTGGTCGTGGCTTACGAGCCGGTGTGGGCGATCGGGACCGGGCGGTCCGCCGAGGCCCGGGATGCCGGGGAAATGGCGGCGGCGGTGAGGCGCAGGCTGCGGGATTTGGCGGGCCCCGCGGCGGAGGAGATCCGGATTCTGTACGGGGGCAGCGTGGCCCCGGATAATTTTGTGCAGTTTTTGGCGGAGGCCGAGGTGGACGGCGGGCTCGTGGGCACGGCGAGTTTGCGTCCAGAATCGTTTTTCGCCTTGGTGGCCGCGGCGGCAAAGGCCGCTGCTGCCCAGGCGGGGAAAGGAGAGGCACAATGA